The genomic DNA cgacttgttgaagcgttggatctcctcctGACTATGTTCTAGGAGTTCCTCGGGTTCCCAGGAGTTATCTTCTGGACCGTAACCTTTCCACTTAATCAGGTAGAACCACCTTCCCCGTTGACGttttgagtcaatgatctgttcaacttcatattcctcctccccttctattgtttcagggggaggtcgttccgggaatggttgacttggtgacTCGTGGCTCTTTGATAGTAaccccacatagaagacgtcatggattttcagagtTTCTGGGAGTTCTAagcggtaggcgtggctggagattttctcaaggaTTTTGAAGGGACCAAGACGTTTGGGATCCAActtgtttgaattggtcctgaGTTCTACGTTCTTTccgtccagccagactttctCTCCTATCGAGTACTCTGGTACTGTTCCTTGATTCCTGATCATCCGTTCTTTACTTAGCCTGAGGGCTGActcggcttccttccattcctgggctagtgtgtctgctacattgtctgcttctggtacgttggctgggacgttggaagGGTTCATCACTGGGTTCCGTCCGTAGACCAGTTCAAAGGGTGTTTTTCCCGTTGCTGCATGttttggcattattgtacgcatattctgccagTGGTAACCAAGCTGCCCAATCAGAATGATTGGCTGCTACGTAGGAGCGTAGGTAgaattcaatgaactggttgactcTTTCCGTTTGCCCATCTGACTCTGGGTgataggccaaggagaatgCTGGTTTCACTCCAAGTTGCTGGTaaagtgcccttaggaatttccccGTGAAGGTAGTTCCTCTATCCGAGACTGTTTTGACAGGtagcccatggagtttccagacgtgggTAATGAATAGATCCGCCAGACCCCttgctgtgaccttcttggaagtggggatgaagtggccaaatttggaaaaggagtctATTACCACCAGTATAGCGTCGTGACCCTGAGACTTGGGAAACCCTGTAATGAAGTCAtaagagatggtgtggaacggataaggggggacttctaggggtttaagggcaatgacaggAGCATGAGCGCGTCGGTTGGCTTGACAGAtaggacaacattctacccattccttggctgtAGACTTCATGccaggccaccagtagttacgaCTTAGGAGTTCGAGGGTTCTTTGCTGACCTGGATGACCGGCTAGTGGGGAATCATGGGATTCCCTGAGTAATCGCTCCTTTAGGACTTCTGAATCTGGAACCACAAGTTTCCCTCGATACCATAgtaggtcttcttcccagtcgtagtctctgtaagcctTCCGAATGGAGGGGGGTGCGTTGTCCGcgtcttctgtcaggaactggatgatgggttccagggaTGGGTCCTCCCTGAGTCTGGAACAAATTTCCGTGACGATCTCAAGTTCTGCCTCTGATGTATTCGCAAAGACCTCTGAcggtagcatgacttctggttctacTGGGGAGTCTATGTAGTCTGACCTTCTGGAAAGGGCGTCgggttttcctgattgtttccctgggcggtAGTGTATCTCGAagttgaaatcgctcaggaaaatCCGCCAGCGTGCATGTCTTCTGTTGAACGtctgtgcctgcatccaatattccaggtttctatggtctgtgaacacctggattggtctgtCTGTTGCTTCAAGGAAGatccgccattcttctaatgccttgattatggctaggagttccttatcatgggtgtcatagttggcttctgCCCCGGAaaaggatttggacatatatgcaattggATGAAGGCGGTTGTCTTCCCCTTGTTGGCTcaggatggctcccatggctacgcCCGACGCATCTGTCTCTAGGTAATAGGGGAGATCTGGGTCTGAATGGATTAGGACCGGGGAGCGGGTGACTAGGGACTTTAACTCCTGGaaagcttcctcttcttgggTTCCCCAGGACcatggggtttccttttttgtgaggttgtgAAGGGGACAAGCTACGGAACTAAAGTGGGGGATGAATTGGCGGAGATAGTTCACAAATCCCAGGAAGGCCTGCACCTGTCTGACTGTTTTAGGCTGGGGCCATGATGTAACCGCctcgatcttcttctgatccatagaGAAGCCTGCCGGGGATATAACGATGCCAAGGTAGTCAACtgtagtgacgtggaagtggcatttaGAGAGCTTACAAAACAACTGGTTTTTCATTAGCCttgataggacttccctaaCGTGTTCCGGGTGCTTCTcggggtcttctgagaagatgaggatatcatccaagtagattaccactgtgacgttgatgaggtccctgaacaagtcattcatgaaatgttggaaggcggccggggcgttggtgaggccaaagggcatgactaggtattcaaatagtccatacttggtcctaaaagccgtcttccactcatctccttctttaattctgacgttgttataaccccaacAAAGATCCAACTTGGTGAAGATTTTGCATTCCTTAGTttggccataaggtcatcttGCCTAGGGAGAGGGTAGACGTTTTTATGAGTGACCTCGTTTAATTTCCTataatcaacaaccagtctgagggagccatctgcctttttacaaacatgaccggggcgcctgctgaggaggtactaggacggatcttgcctgttgccagCTCCTTGTCGATATGTTGTTTCAGCGCCTAGAttctgcattggtcatgccataAATAGGTCCGGGTGAGAGTTTGGCGTCAGGAAGTAGGTCAATggaaatgtcatattccctgtgggggggaaggaccttaaattcttcttcgccaaatactcttgcaaactcatggtattggGTAGGGAGGTCTGCCAAGGGGTCCggatccgcttcttcctcagaggcaatttgaacttgttctggAAATGTGACAAgcccctgttgccagtcaattaGGGGGGATTCCAATGTAAGCCaggtcatgccaaggatagccggtgtgttgcctatggggcaacaaggaagggaatgtGGTGgagatggccattggccgagaccgcgagttgaacctggtgccatatgcaaccagtctgggaaatagtaccatctaacattctcacaactcgtggatttttgagttgggtttttgggattttgtatttttctacAATCGAGGGGGAAATAAAGTTTGacgtggctcctgagtctatTAATGTTTtaggggttctgccggggaGTTCTGGACATAGAGATTGATAAATAgcagtggttttttatttgagtctagTCCTAGATTTACAAATTCGACACTATCTATATTGTCCTTGTtagtcgggggcttggcagcagtccttgactttaatcttttcccgactctaCATCTTCAGCAACCTTAGCCACCTCCTTGACTGTGGCTTTCCACCCGTTGGGGCATTGCTTGATGCCGTGGCCCTTCTGGCCGCATTTCACGCATAGCCCGGATGCGCGTtggcggtccctttcttccggtgtaacgtagttggggtcctcagaaaggcggacccgttgggtggtggtagtggtggaagtggtcgcggtgaccgggggcttggcagggACTTTCTTGGgtcggttctcctcattttcccAACGAGTGTTATCAATTTGAccgaggcggcaaatatggccttgaggttgtcgtctgggatattgtcctttgtggacaggagttccttcaccttccagtgaagaccacgcgtgaactgggcaatatAAGCCTCCGTGTTCCAATcgagttccgccatgaggttgcggaactcagtgacatactcagacgtggtggttgtctgagtaagcgcggctATTTTCCTGGCGGCGGCCCTCTTGGCGTCTGGGTcggcaaatgcctccttgaatttggccgttaaggccgggatggtggttggCGGGTTACCCTcacccttgatgatggttccgatgatggggagggcccagtCAGCAGCCTTATCTGTCATGTGATATAGAATCCATACCACCAtttgttcttcctcatcaaACTGATCCCTGTGGAGGGCAACCCAAAGGAGCATCTGATCAAGCCATTGTGTGGCCTTCCTTCCCCTGGTATCTCCCTTATAAGGGTCCGGTaactccattttgggttGTTTCACTGAGGACCggaatcaaagggggtgagggaacTGAGGGAACGTTTAGGCGTTCCCATAGGCTCTTTCTTGGGGATCCTTCttggctcctcttcttcctcggagtcAAAGCCTGTGCCTCTTgaagggcggaagggggccttgagtccaggcctaaccgttcctggagtgtgtgcttctccccctgtatgagtggggggagtgataggcccagtcgatgggccaggcttggcttgggctccgcctgatccttgtctccaacaaggtcgttggtctccttgcatatggctttgagctcagagagctgttggccttgagtatggatttgggcctgcaaggacccaacttggctggtgagggtttggatagcctcgaggagagaggcaagggtcggctccggttccattccgggcaggtgttgcggagggggtgatgggccgcaagagggtggttgggagcgggttgccacggaacgttgactggagcggctggtaggacgggagtaggggtgagggacgccagagcgtgtggatggaataatggatacggcgtgggggagataggtgcctgatacaggacttatgagcggtttttatACAGTATgtatacgctaaacccttgcgtcaaatacctagtgttggacaatccctacaacaaatcaacagatctggcaatcgtgatatgagcgggttttttgcaagcgggtacttcagctgactagggtcgctaactgtagagttccggcgaaacttgtggtatgcggacgatagGACTCGTTAgtcttatagcaattcggtactacgtgggggtgggggacttttgattattctgtcccACAAGGTAGCCCCgatcacggttttttcccttgtgctagtactaggagtcttctcgtttgttgatcaagcctacaagaagtcgattttacaatgtcgtacaccaactgtaaggttgggtactcgctagtgggcgggcgcttaaggccgtactactactgacaagggtgatctaactatctaactaggctatactaaaaccgcttaaggcggcctacttcttctatactactgcgagggggccttaggcctgggaggagGTGAGTAAGGTAGAGGGGTTGCTACTGATGActaagggggccggctactgagctggctggatgtcctcctcaatgagtatgagacgaggtaaaatcaacttggggtctccaagcgattttcctgctgtatatatagacaaagcacactatcacATGgcctgtgcgcgtgagagaaagaagtatagaggacaaatgagaagcgtgctgcgggctgcgcagaagcgtggatttctcctaagcgcccttggcacggcatctcggcgcggcatctcggcataataagcgccgagatcacgtgatcgaaaaacataagatatcaagtccgtaaaaaatactaaaaataatagaaaattcgggcgattctgatggtatagttaaggGGATTATAAcagagaccctttgaatacaaccttcttttcatcccattcttgccccttgtgtgaacttgaagatctattagatcttctttacttagtttagagtgtcttatttcgctttcttagcctcttaagctcactgaacttaacctgtaaggtatctcggcgcatatagcctctagcaaggtcccaacagatactgggtagctaggaaaggctctagggcgaccctgaacctcttgagtaagtcagttgggagactttaaggccttgagagcggcatatacaccttaactgagtgcgatctcagtcaaataaattactaacaaatccagataaattatagtaggtaactaagactcaatactaactttcatactataggtataagcataaccaaccacctgcatctgcagtaatcgcttgattacttgttaagtgtagggatcaccctgattactaacctaatttacccttatatagctagtctattgccttttatatccatagataactgatctattaatcactttattatattttgtacttaattacatagtccctaaaaccctactctataacattgACTCATGTGAAACCTGCCAACAAATCcggaaacccaagtacgcgcctatcccacctcagcctctggaactcccatcacgcccTTGGCAACATGTATTGTACaatatgatagtagacctgccaAAGGATGGAAGCAACAACTCTAtactggtcattgtggatagctttACCAAATATGTCATCCTGGTAGAGtgttccaaaaagctcaaggccccggaactggcagacctattcctacgccacgtatggaaacgctacAGCATGCCCAAGAAGACAGTGTCAGACCAAGGACAAGTCTTCAATAATAAGTTCCTGAAGgccctgtaccaacgcctgggaatagacccccacttctccttggcctaccaccctcAAAGTGATGGACAAACGGAGCGCGTAAACCCCACAGTCAAACACTTCTtaagggcttactcaggaaCAAACCAGAAGGATTGGGTCaagtggttaccaatggcggagtttgcctacaacaacgcagtacacAGTTtgacaggcaaatccccattcAAGGCACTGTATGGTTGGGAACCCTCCCTGACCCCAAGTAACATAccaacagacgtccctgaggcagataacctggcaacccagatggAAGCACAGTGGTGGGAAATAGAGTCCgcgctccggcaatcaaagacacgcatggtaGCCGGggaaacaggagaaccacttGAGTTTGAAAtaggggaagaagcctggctagacgccaaaaacgtgaaACTGAAAACCCTTAGTCCCAAACTAACCAAACAACAGCTGGGACCCTTCAAagtaaccaagaaaatctccaattGAGCTTACCGTCTAGAGCTTCCGCcaacaatgagaatccacaacgtcttctatgtgggactgCTGTccaaagtcaaaagggacaaaaagcgtaACTTTGAGAACTGCCCTCCACCAGTCACCATAGATGGagagaagaatacaaggtagaaGAGATCACGGACGCAGAAGAGAGagaagggaaatggttcttctgggtcaaatggaaggggtacggCTCAGAAGAAAATACGTGGGAGCCCCAAGAAAACCTAAAAAACGCGGGGGAAAATTTTAAAGAAATACAAGGAGGACATGAAAagaaaggcccttggcgctgccaaggcccttagagggggggcagtgtcatagacacactcaataccagggaatttattcccattttctcgattttaaacaaagtcaaatggacaacatttttgatcacgtgatcccggcgcttatatcttacactaagcgccaagccacgtccccacccgcgcttacctcagcacacgtagccacctccaccaatgacatcactatgacacatcagtgacacgtatgcatgagtaa from Rhizoctonia solani chromosome 16, complete sequence includes the following:
- a CDS encoding Retrotransposable element Tf2 protein, which produces MNPSNVPANVPEADNVADTLAQEWKEAESALRLSKERMIRNQGTVPEYSIGEKVWLDGKNVELRTNSNKLDPKRLGPFKILEKISSHAYRLELPETLKIHDVFYVGLLSKSHESPSQPFPERPPPETIEGEEEYEVEQIIDSKRQRGRWFYLIKWKGYGPEDNSWEPEELLEHSQEEIQRFNKSRLKKARDSAKSL
- a CDS encoding Retrotransposable element Tf2 protein, whose translation is MPFGLTNAPAAFQHFMNDLFRDLINVTVVIYLDDILIFSEDPEKHPEHVREVLSRLMKNQLFCKLSKCHFHVTTVDYLGIVISPAGFSMDQKKIEAVTSWPQPKTVRQVQAFLGFVNYLRQFIPHFSSVACPLHNLTKKETPWSWGTQEEEAFQELKSLVTRSPVLIHSDPDLPYYLETDASGVAMGAILSQQGEDNRLHPIAYMSKSFSGAEANYDTHDKELLAIIKALEEWRIFLEATDRPIQVFTDHRNLEYWMQAQTFNRRHARWRIFLSDFNFEIHYRPGKQSGKPDALSRRSDYIDSPVEPEVMLPSEVFANTSEAELEIVTEICSRLREDPSLEPIIQFLTEDADNAPPSIRKAYRDYDWEEDLLWYRGKLVVPDSEVLKERLLRESHDSPLAGHPGQQRTLELLSRNYWWPGMKSTAKEWVECCPICQANRRAHAPVIALKPLEVPPYPFHTISYDFITGFPKSQGHDAILVVIDSFSKFGHFIPTSKKVTARGLADLFITHVWKLHGLPVKTVSDRGTTFTGKFLRALYQQLGVKPAFSLAYHPESDGQTERVNQFIEFYLRSYVAANHSDWAAWLPLAEYAYNNAKTCSNGKNTL
- a CDS encoding Retrotransposable element Tf2 protein, with translation MAPGSTRGLGQWPSPPHSLPCCPIGNTPAILGMTWLTLESPLIDWQQGLVTFPEQVQIASEEEADPDPLADLPTQYHEFARVFGEEEFKVLPPHREYDISIDLLPDAKLSPGPIYGMTNAESRR
- a CDS encoding Retrotransposon-derived protein PEG10, which codes for MEPEPTLASLLEAIQTLTSQVGSLQAQIHTQGQQLSELKAICKETNDLPGPSTGPITPPTHTGGEAHTPGTVRPGLKAPFRPSRGTGFDSEEEEEPRRIPKKEPMGTPKRSLSSLTPFDSGPQGRKATQWLDQMLLWVALHRDQFDEEEQMVVWILYHMTDKAADWALPIIGTIIKGEGNPPTTIPALTAKFKEAFADPDAKRAAARKIAALTQTTTTSEYVTEFRNLMAELDWNTEAYIAQFTRGLHWKVKELLSTKDNIPDDNLKAIFAASKVPAKPPVTATTSTTTTTQRVRLSEDPNYVTPEERDRQRASGLCVKCGQKGHGIKQCPNGWKATVKEVAKVAEDVESGKD
- a CDS encoding Retrotransposable element Tf2 protein, which codes for MIVDLPKDGSNNSILVIVDSFTKYVILVECSKKLKAPELADLFLRHVWKRYSMPKKTVSDQGQVFNNKFLKALYQRLGIDPHFSLAYHPQSDGQTERVNPTVKHFLRAYSGTNQKDWVKWLPMAEFAYNNAVHSLTGKSPFKALYGWEPSLTPSNIPTDVPEADNLATQMEAQWWEIESALRQSKTRMVAGETGEPLEFEIGEEAWLDAKNVKLKTLSPKLTKQQLGPFKDTAATTSSKDPVVMELLDEANKWEEEWELDAVIEQLEPSSKYSFEIGELDGIDLSSLVLLDLLSDDPVKGVNIGSAGKRKEVQKSGQENLVVSLLKFQF